In Streptomyces chartreusis, the following proteins share a genomic window:
- a CDS encoding crotonase/enoyl-CoA hydratase family protein, with amino-acid sequence MSGTEHLTVRREGATLVLTLNRPEAKNALSLAMLVGLYDGWLEADADDTIRSVVFTGAGGSFCAGMDLKALAGHGMEGERHRDRLKADPDLHWKAMLRHHRPRKPVIAAVEGYCVAGGTEMLQGTDIRVAGESATFGLFEVKRGLFPIGGSTVRLQRQIPRTHAMEMLLTGRPYSAREAADIGLIGHVVPDGTALDKALEIAEQINACGPLAVEAVKASVYDTAEMSETDGLAAELKRGWPIFDTADAKEGARAFAEKRSPVYKRA; translated from the coding sequence ATGAGTGGGACGGAACACCTCACCGTGCGACGCGAAGGCGCCACACTGGTGCTCACGCTCAACAGGCCGGAGGCCAAGAACGCGCTCTCGTTGGCGATGCTCGTCGGCCTGTACGACGGCTGGCTGGAAGCCGACGCGGACGACACGATCCGCTCGGTCGTGTTCACGGGTGCGGGCGGCTCGTTCTGTGCGGGCATGGACCTCAAGGCCCTGGCAGGCCACGGCATGGAGGGCGAGCGCCACCGGGACCGGCTCAAGGCCGACCCCGATCTGCACTGGAAGGCGATGCTGCGCCACCACCGCCCCCGCAAGCCGGTGATCGCCGCCGTCGAGGGGTACTGCGTCGCCGGCGGCACCGAGATGCTCCAGGGCACCGACATCCGCGTCGCGGGCGAGTCGGCGACCTTCGGGCTCTTCGAAGTGAAGCGCGGCCTGTTCCCGATCGGCGGCTCCACGGTCCGGCTGCAACGCCAGATCCCGCGCACCCACGCCATGGAGATGCTGCTCACCGGACGTCCCTACAGCGCCCGTGAGGCCGCCGACATCGGCCTGATCGGGCATGTCGTCCCCGACGGTACGGCACTGGACAAGGCCCTGGAGATCGCCGAACAGATCAACGCCTGCGGTCCCCTGGCCGTCGAGGCCGTCAAGGCGTCCGTGTACGACACCGCCGAGATGAGCGAGACCGACGGCCTCGCCGCCGAACTCAAGCGCGGCTGGCCGATCTTCGACACGGCCGACGCCAAGGAAGGCGCCCGCGCCTTCGCGGAGAAGCGGTCACCCGTCTACAAGCGCGCGTAG
- a CDS encoding sulfatase: MVAGSVIDRCLPCHRKTARKDRRVSLFTRSRQPHDTAEGGADSEDDTGGTGVAGEASEATEEAGTASGEGAETASDESAETASSEGTETASGEDADSAEAAAERDEGAEAAEKADSTEETADPAERSDSPPPGWFGWRRRYPRTARGVTIGTTVLAGVLVLFALLVPNRLERLGPEAFFRLPAEGILLAGLLLAVPPRSRRLMSVAAGALLGLLTVLKFVDMGFYSVLARPFDLVLDWILLDDAAEFVRESFGRTGQVLAVVGVIVLIVAVLVLMTLATVRVTNLMVGHRAVATRTTLILGTAWITCMTLGIQIAGVPLATKGNADFVNNRIEQVQAGLKDGRVFEKQAAVDAFAKTPPDQLLTGLRGKDVLFTFIESYGRVAIDDPAMAPQIDSVLKEGTNSLKAAGFQSRSAWLKSPVTGAGSWLAHSTFLSGLWIKNQQRYRSLTTSDRATLGSYFRKTGAWRTVGIVPGVRRAWPEGKFFALDHIYDSEHLGYNGPYFSWTPVPDQFSLEAFQRLEHGKKNRDPIMAEIILASSHNPWSPIARMTDWDRLGDGSVFNQIKKEGTDPKEVWKDPERVRTEYRHAIEYSLHSLTEWVERYGTDDTVLVFLGDHQPVPTVTAGSTSKDVPVTIVARDPKVLDKIADWNWTDGLKPAENAPTWGMDRFRDRFMTAYGPRGD; this comes from the coding sequence ATGGTGGCAGGCTCGGTCATCGACCGGTGTTTGCCATGCCATCGCAAGACCGCACGGAAGGACCGCCGAGTGTCGCTCTTCACTCGCTCCCGTCAGCCGCACGACACCGCTGAGGGCGGCGCGGACTCGGAGGACGATACGGGCGGGACGGGGGTGGCCGGGGAGGCGTCCGAAGCAACGGAAGAGGCCGGAACGGCTTCGGGCGAAGGTGCCGAGACGGCTTCGGATGAGAGTGCCGAGACGGCTTCGAGTGAGGGTACCGAGACGGCTTCGGGTGAAGATGCCGATTCGGCTGAGGCCGCCGCCGAGCGGGATGAGGGCGCCGAGGCGGCCGAGAAGGCCGACAGCACCGAGGAAACGGCCGACCCTGCGGAGCGCTCCGACTCCCCTCCCCCGGGCTGGTTCGGCTGGCGGCGCCGCTACCCCCGTACCGCACGCGGCGTGACCATAGGCACGACCGTCCTGGCCGGCGTGCTCGTGCTCTTCGCGCTCCTCGTGCCGAACCGACTCGAACGGCTCGGCCCCGAGGCGTTCTTCCGGCTGCCCGCCGAAGGGATCCTGCTCGCGGGCCTGCTGCTGGCGGTGCCGCCGCGGTCACGGCGGCTGATGTCGGTGGCCGCGGGCGCGCTCCTGGGTCTGCTCACCGTCCTGAAGTTCGTGGACATGGGCTTCTACTCGGTGCTGGCCCGCCCCTTCGACCTGGTCCTGGACTGGATCCTGCTGGACGACGCCGCCGAATTCGTCCGGGAGTCCTTCGGCCGTACCGGGCAGGTGCTCGCGGTGGTCGGGGTGATCGTCCTGATCGTCGCGGTGCTCGTCCTGATGACGCTCGCGACGGTGCGGGTGACGAACCTGATGGTCGGCCATCGGGCCGTCGCCACGCGCACGACGCTGATCCTCGGCACCGCGTGGATCACCTGCATGACCCTGGGCATCCAGATCGCCGGGGTCCCGCTGGCCACCAAGGGCAACGCCGACTTCGTGAACAACCGGATCGAGCAGGTCCAGGCGGGCCTCAAGGACGGGCGGGTCTTCGAGAAGCAGGCCGCCGTCGACGCGTTCGCGAAGACGCCGCCGGACCAGCTGCTGACGGGGCTGCGCGGCAAGGACGTGCTGTTCACGTTCATCGAGAGCTACGGCCGCGTCGCGATCGACGATCCGGCGATGGCGCCGCAGATCGACTCGGTGCTGAAGGAGGGGACGAACTCCCTCAAGGCGGCCGGGTTCCAGTCGCGCAGCGCGTGGCTGAAGTCGCCCGTGACGGGAGCGGGCAGCTGGCTCGCGCACTCCACGTTCCTGTCCGGCCTCTGGATCAAGAACCAGCAGCGGTACCGCAGCCTGACCACCAGCGACCGGGCGACGCTGGGCAGCTACTTCAGGAAGACCGGCGCATGGCGGACGGTCGGCATCGTGCCGGGCGTGCGGCGGGCCTGGCCGGAGGGCAAGTTCTTCGCGCTCGACCACATCTACGACTCCGAGCACCTGGGCTACAACGGCCCGTACTTCAGCTGGACCCCCGTGCCCGACCAGTTCAGCCTGGAGGCGTTCCAGCGTCTGGAGCACGGCAAGAAGAACCGCGACCCGATCATGGCGGAGATCATCCTGGCCTCCAGCCACAACCCCTGGTCCCCCATCGCCCGCATGACCGACTGGGACCGACTCGGCGACGGCTCGGTCTTCAACCAGATCAAGAAGGAGGGCACCGACCCCAAGGAGGTCTGGAAGGACCCCGAGCGCGTCCGCACCGAGTACCGTCACGCCATCGAGTACTCGCTGCACAGCCTCACCGAGTGGGTCGAGCGGTACGGCACCGACGACACGGTCCTCGTCTTCCTCGGCGACCACCAGCCCGTCCCCACCGTCACCGCCGGCAGCACCAGCAAGGACGTTCCCGTCACGATCGTCGCCCGCGACCCGAAGGTCCTCGACAAGATCGCCGACTGGAACTGGACGGACGGCCTGAAGCCCGCCGAGAACGCCCCCACCTGGGGCATGGACCGCTTCCGGGACCGCTTCATGACCGCGTACGGGCCCCGAGGGGACTGA
- a CDS encoding acyl-CoA synthetase, producing the protein MEYNLADLFESVVDAVPDREALVYMDHPGTGAERRLTYAELDAAANRIAHHLLDSGIRPGEHLGLHLYNGVEYLQTVLGCLKARIVPVNVNYRYVEEELVYLYRDADLVALVFEAEFTDLVAAALPRVDGLRHLVRVGTVAPGAAEAPVVPAVAFADAEAAASPERGFPARSGDDQFIIYTGGTTGMPKGVMWRQEDLFFSGLGGGAPTGEPVQKPEELAERVAAGGDGITFFPTAPLMHGTSTLTAFIGFNFGQRIVIHRKFAPEEVLRTIEKEKVTSVSLVGDAMLRPLVDALNGPMKGTDCSSMFSVSSSGAIMSDTVRRQFQELVPNVMLLNNFGSSESGFNGTATEDSGPERGFRIRVNSRTQVVDPATYEPVAAGEVGRVAQCGHVPLGYYNDPRKTAETFFQKDGKRWVLLGDMATVDEDGIVTVLGRGSQCINTGGEKVYPEEVEQALKSHPDVYDALVAGVPDAKWGHHVAAVVQLRTGAVRPTLADIQTHCRSHLAGYKIPRQLVIADSIRRSPSGKADYRWAREVAVSGDG; encoded by the coding sequence GTGGAGTACAACCTTGCCGACCTGTTCGAGTCGGTCGTCGACGCGGTCCCGGACCGCGAGGCGCTCGTGTACATGGATCATCCGGGCACGGGTGCGGAGCGCCGCCTCACCTATGCGGAGCTGGACGCGGCGGCCAACCGGATCGCCCACCATCTGCTCGACAGCGGGATACGTCCCGGCGAGCATCTCGGGCTCCATCTCTACAACGGCGTCGAGTACCTCCAGACGGTGCTGGGCTGCCTCAAGGCGCGGATCGTCCCGGTCAACGTCAACTACCGCTATGTGGAAGAGGAGTTGGTGTACCTCTACCGGGACGCCGATCTGGTGGCCCTGGTCTTCGAGGCGGAGTTCACTGACCTGGTGGCGGCGGCGCTGCCCCGCGTGGACGGGCTGCGGCACCTGGTGCGGGTCGGGACCGTGGCGCCGGGTGCGGCCGAGGCACCGGTCGTGCCGGCCGTGGCCTTCGCGGACGCCGAGGCCGCCGCGTCGCCCGAGCGGGGGTTCCCGGCACGGTCGGGAGACGACCAGTTCATCATCTACACCGGCGGCACGACCGGCATGCCCAAGGGTGTGATGTGGCGCCAGGAGGACCTGTTCTTCTCGGGGCTGGGCGGCGGCGCGCCGACCGGTGAGCCGGTCCAGAAACCGGAGGAACTCGCCGAGCGCGTGGCGGCCGGCGGCGACGGCATCACCTTCTTCCCCACCGCCCCGCTGATGCACGGCACGTCCACGCTGACGGCCTTCATCGGCTTCAACTTCGGCCAGCGCATCGTGATCCACCGCAAGTTCGCGCCGGAGGAAGTACTGCGGACTATCGAGAAGGAGAAGGTCACCAGCGTCTCGCTGGTCGGCGACGCGATGCTGCGGCCGCTGGTCGACGCCCTGAACGGGCCCATGAAGGGCACGGACTGCTCGTCGATGTTCAGCGTGTCCTCGTCCGGGGCGATCATGTCGGACACGGTGCGCCGGCAGTTCCAGGAGCTCGTCCCGAACGTGATGCTCCTGAACAACTTCGGCTCCTCGGAGTCCGGCTTCAACGGTACGGCGACCGAGGACTCTGGCCCCGAGCGCGGCTTCCGCATCCGGGTCAACTCCCGTACGCAGGTGGTCGATCCGGCCACGTACGAGCCGGTCGCCGCGGGCGAGGTGGGCCGGGTCGCCCAGTGCGGCCATGTGCCGCTCGGCTACTACAACGACCCCCGGAAGACCGCAGAGACCTTCTTCCAGAAGGACGGCAAGCGGTGGGTGCTGCTCGGTGACATGGCCACGGTGGACGAGGACGGCATCGTCACCGTGCTCGGACGCGGCTCGCAGTGCATCAACACCGGCGGCGAGAAGGTGTACCCGGAGGAGGTCGAGCAGGCGCTCAAGTCCCACCCCGATGTGTACGACGCGCTGGTGGCCGGAGTGCCGGACGCGAAGTGGGGACACCACGTGGCGGCGGTGGTGCAGTTGCGCACGGGGGCGGTGCGGCCGACCCTGGCGGACATCCAGACGCACTGCCGTTCCCATCTCGCGGGATACAAGATCCCCCGCCAGCTGGTGATCGCGGACTCGATCCGTCGCTCCCCCAGCGGCAAGGCGGACTACCGCTGGGCGCGCGAGGTGGCGGTGTCCGGGGACGGGTGA
- a CDS encoding Zn-ribbon domain-containing OB-fold protein, translated as MPEVLKAPLTVEFPFTRSLGPVQSAFLTGLRERVVLGVRTGDGRTLVPPVEYDPVTAEEIRDLVEVAPTGTVTTWAWNHAPRRDQPLNTPFAWVLVRLDGADTALLHALDAPGPDAVHTGMRVRVRWAEERSGAITDIACFEPYDDSGQDAGDISEPSAHSGEFADPITGIVARARLDYTYSPGRAQSAYLAALAEHRNVGERCPSCRKVYVPPRGACPTCGLATSEQVEVGPRGTVTTFCIVNIKAKNLDIEVPYVYAHIALDGAGLALHARIGGIPYDQVRMGLRVEPVWTAESRFPDHYRPTGEPDADYDTYRELL; from the coding sequence ATGCCCGAAGTCCTCAAGGCGCCGCTGACCGTCGAGTTCCCCTTCACCCGCTCCCTCGGCCCCGTCCAGAGCGCCTTCCTCACCGGCCTGCGCGAACGCGTCGTGCTCGGGGTGCGCACCGGCGACGGACGCACACTCGTCCCACCCGTCGAGTACGACCCCGTCACCGCCGAGGAGATCCGCGACCTGGTCGAGGTCGCCCCGACGGGCACCGTCACCACGTGGGCCTGGAACCACGCCCCACGCCGCGACCAGCCCCTGAACACCCCCTTCGCCTGGGTCCTGGTACGCCTCGACGGCGCCGACACCGCCCTCCTGCACGCCCTCGACGCCCCCGGGCCCGACGCCGTGCACACCGGCATGCGGGTCCGCGTCCGCTGGGCCGAGGAACGCTCCGGCGCCATCACCGACATCGCCTGCTTCGAGCCGTACGACGACAGCGGCCAGGATGCCGGGGACATCTCTGAACCCTCCGCCCACAGCGGCGAGTTCGCGGACCCGATCACCGGCATCGTCGCCCGCGCCAGGCTCGACTACACCTACTCACCCGGCCGCGCCCAGTCCGCCTACCTCGCTGCCCTGGCCGAACACCGCAACGTCGGCGAGCGCTGCCCGTCCTGCCGCAAGGTGTACGTGCCGCCGAGGGGTGCGTGCCCCACATGTGGCCTCGCCACATCGGAACAGGTCGAAGTGGGTCCCCGGGGCACGGTCACCACGTTCTGCATCGTCAACATCAAGGCGAAGAACCTCGACATCGAAGTGCCGTACGTCTACGCCCACATCGCCCTCGACGGCGCCGGCCTCGCCCTGCACGCCCGGATCGGCGGCATCCCCTACGACCAGGTGCGGATGGGCCTGCGGGTCGAACCCGTGTGGACGGCAGAGTCCCGCTTCCCCGATCACTACCGGCCCACGGGCGAGCCCGACGCGGACTACGACACCTACAGGGAGCTGCTGTGA